In Antarcticibacterium arcticum, the genomic stretch TATGCTGGAGGATAATGATCCCCGGTATTCTTACCATACCTATGCCCAAAGCGATGTGTATAGAATTGATCCGCGATATGGCACCAATGAGGATTATAAAAGACTGGCGGCTGAAATGCACAAAAGAGATATGAAGCTGGTGATGGATTATGTCACCAACCATTGGGGTGCCGAGCACTGGATGATCAAAGACCTGCCTGCATATGACTGGATAAACCAGTTCCCCGGCTATGAAAATTCAAATTACAGAATGACCACCCAGTACGATCCCAATGTTGCCCAACGTGATCTCATGTATTGTGTAGATGGGTGGTTTGTAAAGTCAATGCCGGACCTTAATCAAAGAAATCCGCTGGTTTTGAACTATCTTACCCAAAATGCGATCTGGTGGATAGAGTATGCAGATCTGGATGGTTTTAGAGTAGATACCTATTCCTATAATGATAAAGAGGGGATTGCCAAATGGACAAAATCCATTATGGATGAGTATCCAAATTTTAATATTGTTGGAGAGGTTTGGATGCATGACCAGGCGCAAATATCTTACTGGCAAAAAGACAGTCCAATTGGTGCCATTCAAAGTTTTAATTCCTATTTACCCTCGGTAATGGATTTCACCTTGCACAATGCTTTAATGGTGATCTTTGATGAAGAATTAGCAACCTGGGACAAGGGAATGATCAAAGCCTATGAAAATTTTGTAAATGACTTTTTATATGCCGATATTGACAATATCCTGGTTTTTGCAGGAAATCATGACACCGGCAGGATCAATGAGATCTATGACAATGACCTTAATAAATATCAACTGGCAATCACGCTGGTATTAACCACTCGTGGAATACCCCAATTGTATTACGGGGATGAAATTGGAATGAGAGGGGAAAAAGATAAGGGAGACGGAGATATAAGAAGGGATTTTCCAGGCGGTTGGGAAGGAGATACAAATAATGCTTTCTCAAGTGCAGGGCGGGATGAATTACAGGAATCCTATCATTCATTCACCAAGACTTTGCTTAACTATAGAAAGAATAAAGAGGTGTTGCATTTTGGAAAACTCCTGCAGTATCTCCCTGAAGATAATGTTTATGTATATTTCAGGTATAATGACAAAGACCGGGTAATGGTTGTCCTTAATAATAACCCGGAAGCACAGGAACTTGACCTAAGGCGGTATGCTGAAGGTTTGAATGGTTTCAAGGGCGGAAAGGAAATACTTTCAAATCGCCAAATTGACCTGAAATCAACGCTAAAAATCGAGGGAAAATCCCCTATGGTAATTGAACTAAACTGATAAATTTTGAAGACAAACCCTAAAAAATTTCCGGGAGTAAAAAGATTAAGTTCCCTGCTGCTGTTTTTTCTGATCCCATTATTAGGATTGTCTCAAAATCAGGACAGGAAGTATTCCGGGCATCAGGTAAGCGGGGATACTGTTTTTGTTAAAACCAGTGATGGCGATTATAGAATTGTTTATTACACTCCCCAGATCGTAGAAACCTCCTTTATCCCAACGGGCGAAAATTTTAATAAAAAATCCCATGCTGTGGTTTTATCCCCTGCCAAAGTAATGCAGGGGATTGAAGAGGATGATAATACCTTAAAAATAGATACTGAAGGAATTGATATTTCCATAATTAAAAAACCATTCCAGGTGGCCTATTATTATAAGGATGAAATGGTGATCTCTGAAAAAGAAGGTTTTTTAAAAGGGAAAGAACATCAAAAACTGAATTTCAATCTGGAAGATAAGGAAATGTTATTTGGAGGCGGGGCCAGGGCTTTGGGGATGAACCGAAGGGGAAATAGGCTGGAACTTTATAACAAGGCGCATTATGGCTATGAGGATAGAGCAGAATTGCTTAATTATTCCCTGCCAATTGTAATTTCTTCTGAAAAATATATGCTGCATTTTGATAATGCACCAATTGGTTTTCTTGATCTGGATAGTTCAAAGAACAATACCTTAACCTATGAAACCATAAGTGGCAGGAAAACATACCAGCTTATTGTAGGGGAAACCTGGGAAACTATGGTTGGAAATTATACCCTGCTTACCGGAAGACAGCCTATGCCCCCTCGTTGGGCTCTTGGTAATTTCTCCAGCCGCTTTGGTTATCATTCTCAAAAAGAAGTGCTTGAAACTATTCAGAAATTTAAAGAGGAGAACATTCCCGTAGATGCCGTGATCCTTGATTTATTTTGGTTTGGAAAGGAAATGATGGGTACCATGGGAAATTTGGAATTTGAACGGGATTCGTTTCCAGATCCTAAAAAGATGATCTCCCGTTTAGAAGATCAGGGAGTGAAAACCATTCTGGTAACAGAGCCTTTCATCCTTACTACTTCCAATCGCTGGGAAGATGCTGTAAAGAAAGAGGTTCTTGCCACAGATAAAAAGGGGAAACCTTTTACCTATGACTTTTACTTTGGGAATACCGGGTTGGTAGATATCTTCAAACCGGAAGCCCGGGATTGGTTCTGGGATATTTATAAAGACCTTAGCGAAATGGGAATTTCCGGGTGGTGGGGAGACCTGGGAGAACCGGAAGTTCACCCGGCAAATTTACAGCACGTCACCGGTTCGGCCAATGAAATGCACAATATTTACGGGCATTCCTGGGCAAAAATGATCTATGAAGGTTATGAGCAGGATTTTCCGGCGCAACGACCTTTCATCCTTATGCGGGCAGGAGCCGCGGGGTCCCAGCGTTTCGGGTTGATCCCCTGGAGCGGAGATGTGAACCGCAGTTGGGGTGGATTACAATCTCAGCCTGAAATTTCCCTGCAAATGGGACTACAGGGGCTTGCCTATATGCATTCAGACCTGGGCGGTTTTGCGGGAGATAACCTTGACGATAAATTATATGCCCGTTGGTTACAGTACGGAGTTTTTCAGCCTCTATACAGGCCACACGCCCAGGAGGCAGTACCTTCTGAACCCGTTTTCAGGGAACCTCAAACAAAAAGGTTGGCGAAAAAAGCAATCGAGTTACGTTACCGGCTTTTGCCTTATAATTATAATCTCGCCTGGGAAAATAACCAGTCCGGAATTCCCCTTATGAGACCATTGTTTTTTGAAGAACCTGAGAATGGAGACCTCTTTGAGGTAACAGATACCTATTTATGGGGTAAGGATTTTCTTGTTTCAGCAGTAATGGCTGATTCCCTTTTAGAGAAACAGGTTTATTTCCCCGGGAAAGATAACTGGTTTGATTTTTATTCAGGAAAAAAATATAAAGGTGGCACCACCCAAACCATCACCTTAAAAGAAGATCATATTCCCACATTTGTTAGGGGCGGTGCTTTTATTCCAATGGCAAAACCCGTTCAAACAACAAGGGATTATAAAGGAGAAGTAGTTGAGGTTCATTATCATTATGACCCCGAAAAAAAGAAAAGTGCGGGGTATTTATATCATGATGATGGGACCACGCCCGAAGCTTTTGAAAAAGGAGCCTATGAAAAAATAAATTTTGAAAGTGCGTTTAATGGCAATTCCCTTGACTTAAAAATAGAAAAAGAAAAAGGCAGTAATGTCACGAATGAAGTTCAATTGATAGAATTGATTATTGAGAATCTTGAGCGCCCCGTGAATGTAGTTTGGGTTAATACATTAAGGTTTACAAGTAAGAATTTCATGCATAACGGCAAGCTGGTGATCCCTATAAGATTTGACAATAATATTACCACCGTAAAACTTGAATTTTGAGACCTGTGATAAAAACTGAATTTAATTATATGAAAAAATTAATACTGGTAGTTTCAGCCCTGTTGTTTCTGGGATGTAATACTCTTATAAACCCGGAAGATAAAGCTGTAGCAGTAGCTGAAAGTGAGTTGCCTTTTGTTTGGGAAGCAGCAAATATTTATTTTCTTCTTACAGATCGTTTTAATAATGGAGATCCATCTAATGATGAAAACTTTGGGAGAACCCTGGAAACAGCCAAATTGCGGGGTTTTGAAGGTGGAGACTTTAAAGGGATCACTCAAAAGATAAATGAAGGATACTTTAATAAACTTGGAATTAACGCAATTTGGATGACACCTGTTGTTGAACAAATTCACGGTGCTACCAATGAAGGCACAGGGAACACCTACGGTTTTCACGGGTATTGGACCAAAGACTGGACCGCCATAGACCCAAATTACGGGACGGCAGAAGACCTTAAAGCGCTGGTAGAGGCCGCTCATGAAAAAGGGATCAGGATCCTGCTGGATGCTGTGATCAACCACACCGGC encodes the following:
- a CDS encoding glycoside hydrolase family 31 protein, which gives rise to MKTNPKKFPGVKRLSSLLLFFLIPLLGLSQNQDRKYSGHQVSGDTVFVKTSDGDYRIVYYTPQIVETSFIPTGENFNKKSHAVVLSPAKVMQGIEEDDNTLKIDTEGIDISIIKKPFQVAYYYKDEMVISEKEGFLKGKEHQKLNFNLEDKEMLFGGGARALGMNRRGNRLELYNKAHYGYEDRAELLNYSLPIVISSEKYMLHFDNAPIGFLDLDSSKNNTLTYETISGRKTYQLIVGETWETMVGNYTLLTGRQPMPPRWALGNFSSRFGYHSQKEVLETIQKFKEENIPVDAVILDLFWFGKEMMGTMGNLEFERDSFPDPKKMISRLEDQGVKTILVTEPFILTTSNRWEDAVKKEVLATDKKGKPFTYDFYFGNTGLVDIFKPEARDWFWDIYKDLSEMGISGWWGDLGEPEVHPANLQHVTGSANEMHNIYGHSWAKMIYEGYEQDFPAQRPFILMRAGAAGSQRFGLIPWSGDVNRSWGGLQSQPEISLQMGLQGLAYMHSDLGGFAGDNLDDKLYARWLQYGVFQPLYRPHAQEAVPSEPVFREPQTKRLAKKAIELRYRLLPYNYNLAWENNQSGIPLMRPLFFEEPENGDLFEVTDTYLWGKDFLVSAVMADSLLEKQVYFPGKDNWFDFYSGKKYKGGTTQTITLKEDHIPTFVRGGAFIPMAKPVQTTRDYKGEVVEVHYHYDPEKKKSAGYLYHDDGTTPEAFEKGAYEKINFESAFNGNSLDLKIEKEKGSNVTNEVQLIELIIENLERPVNVVWVNTLRFTSKNFMHNGKLVIPIRFDNNITTVKLEF
- a CDS encoding glycoside hydrolase family 13 protein, translating into MKLKLFLFLMLWGSLVQAQIQKTEPPFWWSGMNNPELQIMFYGKNIAQYDIVVDKSVTVTGIIKTENPNYVFVNLKTEGLPTGDYKIDFKRNGKIAFSHNYELKDRRENSALRKGFDASDVMYLIMPDRFANGDPGNDAHPSVTEKPNREYPGGRHGGDIQGIIDNLDYLNDLGVTAIWNTPMLEDNDPRYSYHTYAQSDVYRIDPRYGTNEDYKRLAAEMHKRDMKLVMDYVTNHWGAEHWMIKDLPAYDWINQFPGYENSNYRMTTQYDPNVAQRDLMYCVDGWFVKSMPDLNQRNPLVLNYLTQNAIWWIEYADLDGFRVDTYSYNDKEGIAKWTKSIMDEYPNFNIVGEVWMHDQAQISYWQKDSPIGAIQSFNSYLPSVMDFTLHNALMVIFDEELATWDKGMIKAYENFVNDFLYADIDNILVFAGNHDTGRINEIYDNDLNKYQLAITLVLTTRGIPQLYYGDEIGMRGEKDKGDGDIRRDFPGGWEGDTNNAFSSAGRDELQESYHSFTKTLLNYRKNKEVLHFGKLLQYLPEDNVYVYFRYNDKDRVMVVLNNNPEAQELDLRRYAEGLNGFKGGKEILSNRQIDLKSTLKIEGKSPMVIELN